The Musa acuminata AAA Group cultivar baxijiao chromosome BXJ2-2, Cavendish_Baxijiao_AAA, whole genome shotgun sequence genome has a segment encoding these proteins:
- the LOC135605225 gene encoding protease Do-like 10, mitochondrial: MLASLRRFSSLRRAPPLCRPSLPRTTRPILRPPTLLPPLARCLAPFSLLSTTAPFEGVAGGDASPYAVSEVDEEPASHRCTDAYAAIELALDSVVKVFTVSSSPNYFLPWQNKAQRESMGSGFVIPGRRIVTNAHVVSDHTFVLVRKHGSPTKYKAEVQAVGHECDLALLTVDSKEFWDGMNFLELGDIPYLQEAVAVVGYPQGGDNISVTKGVVSRVEPTQYVHGAAQLMAIQIDAAINPGNSGGPAIMGDKVAGVAFQNLSGAENIGYIIPVPIIKHFIAGVEDKGKYVGFCSLGLSCQSTENVQLREHFHMRPEMTGVLVNKINPLSDSHNVLKKDDIILAFDGVPIANDGSVPFRNRERITFDHLVSMKKPGETAILSVLRDGIEQEFSISLRPLQPLVPVHQFDKLPSYYIFAGLVFVPLTQPYLHEYGEDWYNTSPRRLCERALRELPKRAGEQFVILSQVLMDDINAGYERLSEFQVKKVNDVEVENLKHLCGLIEGCTEESIRLDLDDERVIVLNYKNARLATSRILKRHRIPSAMSNDLIDEQATNGEVEVACSS; this comes from the exons ATGCTCGCCTCTCTCCGCCGCTTCTCCTCACTCCGCCGGGCACCCCCCCTGTGCCGCCCCTCCCTTCCTCGTACCACCCGTCCCATCCTCCGACCTCCTACCCTTCTGCCCCCGCTAGCCCGCTGTCTCGCCCCCTTCTCCCTCCTCTCCACCACCGCCCCCTTCGAGGGCGTTGCCGGCGGAGATGCCTCCCCCTACGCCGTCTCCGAGGTGGACGAAGAGCCGGCGAGCCACCGGTGTACCGACGCGTACGCGGCCATCGAGCTCGCGCTCGACTCGGTCGTGAAGGTGTTCACGGTGTCGAGCAGTCCCAACTACTTCCTGCCGTGGCAGAACAAGGCGCAGAGGGAGAGCATGGGTTCGG GATTTGTGATTCCTGGCCGGCGAATTGTAACAAACGCTCATGTAGTATCTGATCACACATTTGTTCTTGTAAGAAAGCATGGTTCACCAACCAAGTACAAGGCAGAAGTTCAAGCTGTTGGTCATGAATGTGATTTAGCACTTCTCACTGTTGACAGCAAGGAATTTTGGGATGGCATGAACTTCTTGGAGCTGGGTGACATCCCATATTTACAGGAGGCAGTTGCTGTAGTTGGGTATCCTCAAG GTGGAGACAACATTTCTGTTACCAAAGGAGTTGTCTCTAGAGTTGAACCAACACAGTATGTTCATGGTGCTGCCCAGCTCATGGCCATACAGATTGATGCAGCTATTAACCCAGGAAACAGTGGGGGGCCTGCAATCATGGGTGACAAGGTTGCTGGAGTGGCTTTTCAAAACCTTTCAGGTGCAGAAAACATTGG ATACATTATTCCTGTTCCAATAATAAAACACTTTATCGCTGGAGTGGAAGACAAAGGCAAATATGTGGGATTTTGCTCCCTTGGTTTATCATGCCAGTCTACTGAAAATGTTCAACTAAGGGAACACTTCCATATGCGACCAGAAATGACAGGTGTTCTTGTTAACAAAATTAATCCTCTTTCAGATTCTCATAACGTGCTAAAGAAAGATGATATTATTCTTGCATTTGATGGAGTGCCAATAGCCAATGATGGAAGCG TACCATTCCGTAACAGGGAGAGAATAACTTTCGATCATCTAGTGTCTATGAAGAAGCCTGGGGAAACTGCTATTCTCAGTGTATTGAGAGATGGCATAGAGCAGGAATTCAGCATTTCTCTTCGACCT CTACAACCTTTAGTTCCAGTTCATCAGTTTGATAAACTTCCGAGCTACTACATATTTGCTGGTCTGGTTTTTGTTCCATTGACCCAGCCCTACCTTCATGAGTATGGAGAAGACTGGTATAACACTTCACCACGTCGGTTATGTGAACGAGCGTTACGTGAACTGCCTAAAAGGGCAGGTGAACAATTTGTCATCCTTTCTCAG GTCCTAATGGATGATATTAATGCTGGATACGAGCGGCTTTCAGAATTTCAG GTAAAGAAGGTGAATGATGTGGAAGTTGAAAATCTAAAGCATCTGTGTGGGCTTATAGAAGGTTGCACCGAGGAAAGCATAAGATTAGATTTGGATGATGAGAGAGTGATTGTTTTAAACTATAAGAATGCGCGGCTTGCTACCTCCAGAATTCTCAAGCGCCATAGAATACCTTCAGCAATGTCAAACGACCTGATTGATGAGCAAGCAACAAACGGTGAAGTCGAGGTGGCATGCTCAAGTTGA
- the LOC104000218 gene encoding NAC domain-containing protein 35-like, with the protein MSGDDDGKDGHEHDLVMPGFRFHPTEEELFEFYLRRKVEGKRFNVELIPFLDLYRYDPWELPALAAIGEKEWFFYVPRDRKYRNGDRPNRVTRSGYWKATGADRIIRGENHRGSIGLKKTLVFYSGKAPKGIRTSWIMNEYRLPHGETVQCLRTEISLCRVYKRTGVVDHLQLPGPLASRPSSSRGMAKLSCPRRQLPGVDPSLTLVMEKVPMLQGATPTNLSSPILSTVSTASMEEDSAPLHHSKNSLLSSTNYSMTTPEIEELNRFVSYDHSFMSPPNILSVTVPPQPQLAPLNQHTMSLSMISDKLWEWWNPLPEIGKDYSGFK; encoded by the exons ATGAGTGGAGATGACGATGGTAAGGATGGGCACGAGCATGATCTCGTCATGCCCGGATTCCGCTTCCATCCCACCGAGGAGGAGCTGTTCGAGTTCTACCTCCGGCGTAAGGTCGAGGGGAAGCGGTTCAACGTGGAGCTCATACCATTCCTCGATCTGTACCGCTACGACCCATGGGAGCTTCCTG CGTTAGCTGCAATCGGCGAGAAGGAATGGTTCTTCTACGTTCCACGAGATCGCAAGTACCGAAACGGAGATCGGCCGAACCGGGTGACCAGATCAGGATACTGGAAGGCAACCGGTGCGGATCGGATAATCCGAGGCGAGAACCACCGTGGCTCCATCGGATTGAAGAAGACGCTTGTGTTCTACTCCGGGAAGGCTCCCAAGGGCATCAGAACAAGCTGGATCATGAACGAGTACCGGCTGCCGCATGGCGAGACAGTGCAGTGCCTGAGA ACTGAGATTTCGCTGTGCCGCGTCTACAAGAGAACTGGTGTAGTAGATCACCTCCAGCTCCCCGGACCACTGGCATCTCGGCCGTCATCCTCTCGAGGGATGGCAAAGCTCTCCTGCCCTCGCCGGCAACTCCCGGGAGTTGATCCTTCACTGACGCTGGTCATGGAGAAGGTGCCGATGCTGCAGGGTGCAACTCCAACCAACTTGTCCTCTCCCATACTATCTACCGTATCCACTGCATCCATGGAAGAAGACAGTGCTCCACTTCACCATTCCAAGAACTCCCTCCTTTCCTCCACAAACTACTCCATGACCACTCCTGAGATCGAGGAGCTCAACAGGTTTGTGAGTTACGACCACAGCTTCATGAGCCCGCCAAATATTCTATCAGTCACGGTGCCTCCACAGCCCCAGTTGGCTCCCCTCAACCAGCACACCATGTCTTTGTCCATGATCTCGGATAAGCTGTGGGAATGGTGGAATCCTCTTCCCGAGATTGGTAAGGATTATTCTGGCTTTAAGTGA